Proteins found in one Aspergillus chevalieri M1 DNA, chromosome 2, nearly complete sequence genomic segment:
- a CDS encoding uncharacterized protein (COG:S;~EggNog:ENOG410PSZE) gives MHHHKSKAPPRRAGKSLSVGPLSGDRKRRASSSVSSVSSVSSVEDLSDALDNSSEDDADDEEDPPAPAYHKDKGRKSAPKPAKKTINNRNKKQTTRKKKKAARISDDELYDDDNESEGSSDDVYAAVDYISDGDGEDQDMEKLEEMMILESESDSRIGNLLSTADVGDDAETWAGPTNIFDDHMLLTGASFFDEDQLYSAMENFGETDLASEAVETPMQVPRHVHFETHSDSSSDSDSHTEDEIPGDFLQQDSLDPQLRRMIENDNENTRKQNRRRMSNDDIFGDSDYGHSNIYHVESDAVDDKSESSGYETDDGETTDEDLPPPATITHPRSILRRDSSASLAPPADEKNESTTHRRGPVMGSFVPDPNKPVALVDCTGKHLVIIPAYASSRHDWLESANNSMPGTASNSPRATTMQIIDESDTDALASPNHADFSPMLASGANLMMTALGNDITPGGQVMGPPEAFYPSQDITIDSSFEDDDDEDPESALNVNDFIDFGDGSSDDEMDEKPFDDELTSPAMTNPVPMVGAGSPTPTRTAESQQTNSAERFLNHLDRGIVTAFRRNHNRYQALLRLPQHREFMPANSPARPASVFRHARLADQRTPTRKRRNGNTGDAVRRKLMDAHRRNQLPF, from the exons ATGCATCACCATAAATCAAAAGCCCCTCCCCGGAGAGCGGGTAAATCTCTTTCTGTTGGACCATTGAGTGGGGATAGAAAACGACGGGCTTCCTCTTCAGTGTCCAGTGTATCTTCAGTGTCGTCCGTGGAGGATCTCAGTGATGCTCTGGACAATTCGTCAGAGGACGATGcagatgatgaggaagatccGCCGGCCCCCGCCTACCACAAGGACAAGGGCCGGAAATCGGCCCCTAAACCCGCAAAGAAGACCATCAACAATCGGAATAAGAAACAAACTacgagaaagaagaagaaggccgcAAGGATATCTGACGACGAACTTTACGACGATGACAATGAATCGGAAGGCAGCTCGGATGATGTCTACGCCGCAGTCGATTACATTTCGGACGGGGATGGTGAGGACCAAGACATGGAGAAGCTAGAGGAGATGATGATCCTTGAGTCGGAAAGCGACAGCCGTATTGGTAACCTGTTGTCGACGGCAGATGTAGGAGATGATGCTGAGACCTGGGCTGGCCCCACCAACATCTTCGACGATCACATGTTGCTCACCGGAGCTTCTTTCTTCGATGAAGATCAGCTCTACAGCGCCATGGAGAACTTTGGTGAGACTGATCTGGCCAGTGAGGCCGTTGAAACCCCAATGCAGGTACCCCGCCATGTACACTTTGAAACCCATTCCGATTCTTCGTCCGACAGCGACTCGCATACCGAGGACGAGATCCCGGGTGACTTCCTCCAGCAGGATAGCTTAGACCCTCAATTGCGTCGTATGATTGAAAACGACAATGAAAACACACGCAAGCAAAACCGACGTCGGATGTCAAATGACGACATTTTTGGCGACTCCGACTATGGCCATTCTAACATTTACCACGTTGAATCTGACGCTGTCGACGACAAGTCGGAGTCCAGTGGCTATGAGA CCGACGATGGCGAGACTACAGATGAAGATTTACCCCCACCGGCCACCATTACACATCCCCGGTCTATCTTGCGCCGTGACTCATCGGCTTCCCTTGCTCCTCCCGCGGACGAGAAGAATGAGTCAACAACACACCGGAGGGGCCCTGTTATGGGGTCGTTTGTGCCAGATCCTAACAAGCCGGTGGCTCTTGTGGACTGCACCGGCAAGCATCTCGTCATCATTCCGGCTTATGCCTCCTCTCGTCATGACTGGTTAGAGTCGGCGAATAACAGTATGCCGGGCACGGCAAGCAACAGCCCCCGTGCCACCACGATGCAGATCATCGATGAGAGTGACACGGATGCCCTGGCCTCTCCTAACCATGCTGATTTCAGTCCCATGTTGGCCTCTGGTGCCAACCTGATGATGACCGCACTGGGTAACGACATCACTCCGGGTGGTCAGGTCATGGGTCCTCCGGAGGCTTTCTATCCTTCGCAAGACATTACCATTGATTCGTCATtcgaggatgacgatgacgaagatcCGGAATCGGCTTTGAATGTCAATGACTTTATCGACTTCGGCGATGGCTCGTCTGATGATGAGATGGACGAGAAGCCATTCGACGATGAGCTCACTTCGCCTGCCATGACCAACCCTGTCCCAATGGTCGGCGCGGGGAGTCCCACGCCAACCCGGACGGCCGAGTCGCAGCAGACGAACAGTGCCGAGCGGTTCTTGAACCATCTCGACCGGGGTATTGTGACGGCATTCCGTCGCAACCACAACCGGTATCAGGCATTGCTGCGTCTTCCGCAACATCGGGAATTCATGCCTGCCAACTCGCCTGCCCGGCCGGCTAGCGTGTTCCGACATGCTCGTTTGGCAGACCAACGCACCCCCACACGGAAACGCAGGAACGGTAATACGGGTGATGCCGTCCGGCGAAAGCTGATGGACGCGCACCGTCGTAACCAGCTTCCGTTCTAA
- a CDS encoding aminoglycoside phosphotransferase family protein (COG:S;~EggNog:ENOG410PFQJ;~InterPro:IPR011009,IPR002575;~PFAM:PF01636), which translates to MAPIPTSTFFKNHRASTLPPPAEIRALNIATDKPSATSFNCPPPVIIPSLGLVVKYGADVTWIEAETQIMICEKLQGRVPVPEVYGWEEDGNQGFLYMELVEGYTLMERWSGLSKDEMRAICEELNQMVKLMKGLEQDDGPYIGSLNKQPLRDLFLIDRPNLNGPYQGPNAIAQFQETCGLWITDDNPTPIVFTHNDFLPTNILISNGPNPKVTAIIDWAQAGWYPAYWEYCKARYIRVNPRYFSDAAIADWRTKYLPSIVDPVEEEGCYHPWLYFALSKC; encoded by the exons ATGGCACCCATTCCCACATCCACTTTCTTCAAAAACCACCGCGCCTCAACCCTTCCCCCACCCGCCGAAATCAGAGCCCTCAACATCGCAACCGACAAACCCTCCGCCACAAGCTTCAACTGCCCACCCCCAGTCATAATCCCATCTTTGGGTTTGGTGGTTAAATATGGCGCTGATGTAACATGGATCGAAGCTGAGACTCAAATAATGATTTGCGAGAAACTGCAAGGCCGcgtacctgttcctgaagTCTACGGGTGGGAGGAAGATGGTAACCAAGGTTTTCTTTATATGGAGCTTGTTGAGGGATATACGTTGATGGAGAGGTGGAGTGGGTTGAGCAAGGATGAGATGCGGGCTATTTGTGAGGAACTTAACCAGATGGTTAAATTGATGAAGGGGTTGGAGCAGGATGATGGACCTTATATTG GCAGTCTAAACAAACAACCCCTAAGAGACCTCTTCCTCATAGACCGCCCAAATCTAAACGGCCCATACCAAGGCCCCAACGCCATCGCCCAATTCCAAGAAACCTGCGGACTCTGGATCACCGATGATAATCCCACACCAATCGTCTTCACACACAACGACTTCCTCCCAACCAACATCCTCATATCAAACGGCCCAAACCCAAAAGTCACTGCTATCATCGACTGGGCGCAGGCTGGCTGGTACCCTGCCTACTGGGAGTACTGCAAGGCCCGGTATATTAGGGTGAATCCAAGGTATTTTAGCGATGCTGCGATAGCAGATTGGAGGACGAAGTATTTGCCGTCGATTGTAGATccggtggaggaggaggggtgCTATCATCCGTGGCTTTATTTTGCTTTGTCGAAGTGCTAG
- a CDS encoding intradiol ring-cleavage dioxygenase (COG:Q;~EggNog:ENOG410PIXU;~InterPro:IPR000627,IPR015889;~PFAM:PF00775;~SECRETED:SignalP(1-20);~go_function: GO:0003824 - catalytic activity [Evidence IEA];~go_function: GO:0005506 - iron ion binding [Evidence IEA];~go_function: GO:0008199 - ferric iron binding [Evidence IEA];~go_function: GO:0016702 - oxidoreductase activity, acting on single donors with incorporation of molecular oxygen, incorporation of two atoms of oxygen [Evidence IEA];~go_process: GO:0006725 - cellular aromatic compound metabolic process [Evidence IEA];~go_process: GO:0055114 - oxidation-reduction process [Evidence IEA]), with protein sequence MQLSHLWQLALLGLAGLSAAHPGAHEESSMTPAAKKTFLYNAKRSLGQCADRLERRGVKARAAARRAAISETYRKRSLLVRDTDRVVNTSHHSPLQVTSNTPETELFAQNPVCILSPEGEIGPFWVKGELVRSDIRDGEAGIPLIMDGQFVDIETCEPIQNLYWDVWSCNSTGQYSGVQSDMNGNGNDASNLDKTFLRGIQQTDSDGVAQFKSIFPGHYSGRATHVHVVAHVGSHTLKNNTIAGGHVSHIGQLFFDQDLISKVEATYPYNTNTVEITQNAEDHVVQDETEDSNSDPVFEYALLGDKLQDGIFAWITMGINVSATYDTSNAATLTSSGGVMNDDSSPGEAVDM encoded by the coding sequence ATGCAGCTCTCCCACCTCTGGCAGCTTGCCCTACTAGGCCTTGCCGGCCTCTCAGCCGCCCACCCCGGCGCTCATGAAGAGAGCTCTATGACTCCAGCGGCAAAGAAGACTTTCCTGTACAACGCTAAGCGCAGCTTGGGCCAATGCGCTGACCGTCTCGAGCGTCGAGGCGTTAAGGCCCGCGCTGCTGCCCGCCGCGCCGCCATCTCCGAGACCTACCGCAAGCGGTCTCTCCTTGTCCGTGACACGGACCGTGTCGTCAACACCTCTCACCACTCCCCTCTTCAGGTGACCTCCAACACCCCCGAGACGGAGCTCTTCGCCCAAAACCCTGTCTGCATCCTCTCCCCCGAGGGTGAGATCGGACCCTTCTGGGTGAAGGGCGAGCTCGTCCGCTCCGACATCCGCGACGGCGAAGCAGGTATCCCACTCATCATGGATGGTCAGTTCGTGGACATCGAAACCTGTGAGCCCATCCAGAACTTGTACTGGGATGTGTGGAGCTGCAACTCCACCGGCCAGTACTCCGGTGTGCAGAGCGATATGAACGGCAACGGCAACGACGCTTCGAACCTCGACAAGACTTTCCTCCGCGGTATCCAGCAGACCGATTCCGATGGTGTTGCGCAGTTCAAGTCCATCTTCCCTGGTCACTACTCCGGTCGCGCGACGCACGTGCACGTCGTTGCGCATGTGGGCTCTCACACGCTTAAGAATAACACCATTGCTGGTGGTCATGTGTCGCATATTGGGCAGTTGTTCTTCGATCAGGATCTGATTTCCAAGGTCGAGGCTACGTATCCGTACAACACGAACACTGTTGAGATTACGCAGAACGCGGAGGACCATGTTGTGCAGGATGAGACGGAGGATAGTAACTCGGATCCAGTCTTTGAGTATGCGCTGCTTGGTGATAAGCTTCAGGATGGTATTTTTGCTTGGATTACTATGGGTATTAACGTTTCGGCTACTTATGACACTAGCAATGCGGCTACGCTGACTTCTTCGGGCGGTGTTATGAACGATGACTCCAGCCCTGGGGAGGCGGTTGACATGTAA
- a CDS encoding uncharacterized protein (COG:S;~EggNog:ENOG410PPXY;~TransMembrane:2 (i302-320o326-348i)) encodes MQSNRETPVSTQISTNTSPTTHDPVLTSDDEAFFRQIMSRPDAAGLDTGNAVTADAPGPVAQDNQNAEEFGKKLGEQQRKATDLEEQEKSGDKDRNKEQAESTVEGKKKRWSLNWPWGKGKKKAEKSDDANETPDRGDSKDKDATKDQDQLQQSQQAEAATETSAPADKPADDDMAEILEQLNLAAENNRIFSASDEMQELLRKFKLIFKDLINGVPTAYHDLEMLFKNGNNQLQDTYSKMPSFLQRLIEKLPEKWTDSLAPEVLAAASEKAAKNGVNTENVAKAAAAADKMGLKVPSLKELVGKPAAIVGMLRSIVAFLKARFPAVIGVNVLWSLALSILLFVLWYCHKRGREVRLENERLVTEEEIRKMNEQMASEERPIRATETLTTTAPPGAAADMIRDGVREVERTRETVRTSTANPEATEAEVAGHGTSGTEVAGDENAAPVPTRTKSRLSIFSRSGKKASKAEPYPGT; translated from the exons ATGCAATCCAACAGAGAGACCCCCGTATCAACTCAAATCAGCACCAATACAAGTCCTACAACGCACGATCCCGTCCTCACATCCGACGATGAAGCCTTCTTCCGCCAGATCATGTCGCGGCCCGATGCCGCGGGGTTGGATACCGGTAATGCGGTGACGGCTGACGCGCCGGGCCCGGTCGCGCAAGACAATCAGAACGCGGAAGAATTTGGCAAGAAGCTTGGAGAGCAGCAGCGAAAGGCGACGGATTtggaggagcaggagaagaGTGGTGATAAGGATAGAAATAAGGAGCAGGCTGAGTCGACTGTGGAGGGCAAGAAAAAGCGGTGGAGTTTGAATTGGCCGTGggggaaagggaagaag AAGGCAGAGAAATCAGACGATGCAAACGAAACTCCCGATCGCGGCGATTCGAAGGACAAAGATGCCACCAAGGATCAAGATCAATTGCAACAGTCGCAACAAGCAGAAGCAGCCACGGAGACATCAGCACCAGCAGATAAACCAGCGGACGACGACATGGCCGAAATCCTCGAACAGCTCAACCTCGCCGCAGAAAACAACCGCATCTTCTCCGCCAGCGACGAAATGCAAGAACTCCTCCGCAAGTTCAAGCTCATCTTCAAGGATCTCATCAACGGTGTCCCAACCGCTTACCATGACCTCGAAATGCTATTTAAGAACGGGAACAACCAGCTCCAAGACACCTACTCGAAAATGCCTAGCTTCCTACAGAGACTGATCGAGAAGCTGCCTGAAAAGTGGACGGATTCTCTAGCGCCGGAGGTTCTGGCTGCTGCTAGTGAAAAGGCTGCAAAGAACGGAGTGAATACGGAGAACGTGGCTAAggctgcagctgcagctgATAAGATGGGACTCAAGGTTCCTAGTTTGAAGGAGTTGGTGGGGAAGCCGGCTGCAATTGTTGGAATGCTGAGGTCAATTGTGGCCTTTTTGAAGGCAAGGTTCCCGGCGGTCATTGGTGTGAATGTTCTCTGGTCGTTGGCGTTGTCCA TCCTACTATTCGTCCTCTGGTACTGCCATAAACGCGGGCGTGAAGTCCGTCTGGAGAACGAGCGTCTCGTCACTGAGGAAGAGATACGGAAAATGAATGAGCAGATGGCGTCTGAAGAGAGGCCCATCCGGGCTACTGAGACGTTGACTACGACTGCTCCTCCGGGTGCTGCAGCCGATATGATTCGCGACGGAGTTCGAGAAGTCGAGCGAACGCGGGAGACGGTCCGGACTAGCACTGCGAACCCGGAGGCCACTGAAGCAGAAGTGGCTGGACATGGGACATCTGGGACGGAGGTGGCAGGGGATGAAAATGCCGCGCCGGTCCCGACACGGACCAAGTCGAGGCTCTCGATCTTTTCCCGGTCAGGGAAGAAGGCATCGAAGGCTGAACCGTACCCGGGGACTTGA
- a CDS encoding uncharacterized protein (COG:S;~EggNog:ENOG410PPN3) — protein sequence MPLLPPPPSVPKERPPNTFLVTLLIYPNHWAYYIPSPAHPSLGILLHVTGDTRTGFKLAIQRSYDLSLPENQNPPTTYRIPLQWVDGWWLDEEKMLNNGAGVRDCEPACAFERVVGRVEMPGLGEGLDDEGDKDWVIKVAEELVSSGVFEENVVSYLYTIRMAEWL from the exons atgCCCCTCCTCCCACCCCCGCCCTCTGTCCCCAAAGAACGCCCCCCAAACACCTTTCTAGTCACCCTCCTAATCTACCCCAACCACTGGGCGTACTACATCCCCTCCCCCGCACACCCCAGCCTTGGCATCCTCCTCCACGTCACCGGCGACACAAGAACGGGTTTCAAATTGGCAATCCAACGAAGCTACGACTTGAGTCTCCCTGAGAACCAGAATCCACCGACTACGTATAGGATTCCGCTGCAGTGGGTTGATGGGTGGTGGCTTGACGAGGAGAAGATGTTGAATAATGGGGCGGGTGTGAGGGATTGTGAGCCGGCTTGTGCGTTTGAGAGGGTTGTGGGGAGGGTTGAGATGCCCGGGTTAGGGGAGGGGTTGGATGATGAGGGGGATAAG GACTGGGTCATTAAGGTTGCAGAGGAGCTTGTTAGTAGTGGGGTTTTCGAGGAGAATGTTGTCAGTTATCTTTATACGATTCGGATGGCGGAGTGGCTATAG